The following proteins come from a genomic window of Candidatus Zymogenus saltonus:
- a CDS encoding ABC transporter ATP-binding protein, producing MEREEILSVKSLTKLYGGVVAVNNVSFEIKEGEILSLIGPNGAGKTTIFNCMTGLSRPTKGEISLNLNGKQSVISARKKMLKPDAINYLGIARTFQNIRLFNNLTILNNVKIGRHSRSKKNFAGAVLRTRSQKLEEKDILKSAVKYIVFVGLEGSIMEIASNLPYGAQRRLEIARALATEPKLLLLDEPAAGMNPKETGELMNLIRRIRDMGITVLIIEHDMKVVMEISDRIVVLEYGKKIADGNPIEIKNSPAVIKAYLGTD from the coding sequence ATGGAACGGGAAGAGATTTTAAGCGTAAAATCATTAACAAAATTATACGGCGGCGTCGTTGCGGTCAACAATGTATCCTTTGAAATAAAGGAGGGGGAGATACTATCCCTGATAGGGCCCAACGGGGCGGGTAAGACCACAATATTCAACTGCATGACGGGCCTGTCAAGACCGACGAAAGGCGAGATCTCGCTTAATCTGAACGGGAAACAGAGCGTAATTTCTGCCAGAAAGAAGATGTTGAAACCGGATGCAATTAATTATCTCGGTATTGCGAGGACATTTCAGAATATACGGCTCTTCAATAACCTTACAATTCTAAACAACGTCAAGATAGGCAGACATTCTCGATCTAAGAAGAACTTCGCAGGGGCGGTTCTCAGGACGAGAAGTCAGAAATTGGAGGAGAAGGATATACTTAAAAGCGCCGTAAAGTATATAGTCTTCGTAGGACTTGAGGGATCGATAATGGAGATCGCCTCAAACCTTCCATACGGTGCTCAGAGACGTCTGGAGATCGCAAGGGCGTTGGCGACGGAGCCGAAGCTTCTCCTTTTGGATGAGCCGGCGGCGGGCATGAATCCGAAAGAGACCGGCGAACTCATGAATCTGATAAGAAGAATCAGGGACATGGGGATCACCGTATTGATCATAGAGCATGACATGAAGGTGGTAATGGAGATCTCAGACCGAATCGTTGTCCTGGAATACGGTAAGAAGATCGCCGATGGAAATCCGATCGAGATAAAGAATAGTCCCGCGGTAATCAAGGCATATTTGGGTACAGACTAA
- a CDS encoding DUF3276 family protein has translation MEERRKEEIFTKKVKAGRRTYYFDVKENVNNDRYLIISETKSVDFGKQDRFRIMVFPEDIDNFKEAFMDVVDFIKSGEDSREGESDDDFSDEY, from the coding sequence GTGGAAGAGAGAAGAAAAGAGGAGATCTTTACCAAGAAGGTAAAGGCAGGGAGGAGAACCTACTACTTTGACGTCAAGGAGAACGTTAATAACGACAGGTATCTCATTATTTCTGAGACAAAGTCGGTGGATTTTGGGAAACAGGATAGATTCAGGATAATGGTCTTTCCGGAAGATATCGATAATTTCAAAGAGGCATTTATGGATGTGGTTGACTTCATAAAGAGCGGTGAAGACTCTCGGGAAGGAGAGTCGGATGATGACTTCTCGGACGAATATTGA
- a CDS encoding ABC transporter ATP-binding protein has product MLQLIDVHTYYGKIEALKGISMKIGEGEIVTLIGSNGAGKSTTLMTICGITPARKGKILLEGINIERTPPDMIVSKGLSQVPEGRRIFPFLTVMENLRMGAYLRKKDSRLKTDFERLFRIFPILKDRKNQLGGTLSGGEQQMLAIARALMSNPRLLLLDEPSLGLAPLIVKEIFKTISEINKVNGTTILLVEQNAKMALQNSNRGYVLETGRIAMEDKSENLLENDAVKKAYLGEN; this is encoded by the coding sequence GTGCTACAACTGATAGACGTACATACATATTACGGAAAAATCGAGGCCTTAAAAGGTATATCGATGAAAATAGGTGAGGGTGAGATAGTCACCCTGATAGGTTCAAACGGCGCGGGCAAGTCGACGACCCTTATGACCATTTGCGGCATCACGCCCGCAAGAAAGGGGAAGATCCTCCTCGAAGGGATAAACATCGAAAGGACACCTCCCGATATGATAGTAAGCAAAGGGCTTTCTCAGGTACCTGAGGGTAGGAGGATATTTCCCTTTCTTACCGTAATGGAAAACCTAAGGATGGGAGCATATTTAAGGAAGAAGGATTCAAGGCTGAAGACGGATTTCGAGCGCCTTTTTAGGATTTTCCCGATCCTGAAGGATCGAAAAAATCAACTCGGAGGAACCCTCTCAGGTGGCGAACAGCAGATGCTGGCGATAGCGAGGGCGTTGATGAGCAATCCGAGGCTGTTGTTGTTGGACGAGCCCTCCCTTGGACTTGCGCCCTTAATAGTCAAGGAGATTTTTAAAACAATAAGTGAGATTAACAAGGTCAATGGGACAACGATATTGCTGGTTGAGCAGAACGCAAAGATGGCCCTTCAGAACTCAAATAGGGGCTACGTCCTTGAAACTGGCAGGATCGCTATGGAGGATAAATCAGAAAACCTTTTGGAGAATGATGCCGTTAAAAAGGCTTATTTAGGAGAAAATTAG